TAGAAGCGGCCGATCGCGCGGCGGAGCGCTCCGTCGAGCGCGTTCACGGGACCGTTGCCCTCGGCCGTGGCGATGAACCGTTCGTCCCCCACGTGGATCTTGATGGTGGCCTCGGTCATCACCTTGCCGTCCTCGCGCTTCTCCATGATGCAGCGGAAGCTCTCCAGGAGGAAGAACGGCTCGTAGGTGCCGAGCTCCTTCTTGAGGAGCACCTCGAGCGTGGCGTCGGCGGCCTCGAACATGTAGCCGTGATGCTCGAGCTCCTTGATGCCGTCCAGAACACGCGTGGCGGTCTCCTGGTCGCCGGTGAGGTCGATGCCGAGTTCGAGGGCCTTCATCGTGAGGGACGCCTTGCCGGCAAGCTCGCTCACCACCACGCGGGCGAGATTGCCCACCGCGGACGGGTCGATGTGCTCGTACGCCTCGGGCAGACGGGCAGCCGCGCTGGCGTGTACGCCGCCCTTGTGCGCGAACGCGCTCGCGCCCACATACGGCTGGTGCGGGTTGGGAGTCACGTTGGCCGTCTCGGCGATGAAGTGGGAGACCTCGGTGAGAAGCATGAGCTGTTCGCGCGAGATGCAGGTGTCGTCCATCTTGAGCACGAGCGCCGGGATGATCGAGAAGAGGTCCGCGTTGCCCGCGCGTTCGCCATAACCGTTGGCGGTGCCCTGCACGTGCGTGCAGCCCGCGTCGACCGCCACGAGGGAGTTGGCCACAGCGCACGCGGCGTCGTTGTGCGCGTGGATGCCGAGCGTCACGCCGGGGAGCGCCTCGGCCACCTCACGCACCACGCGAGCCACGACGTGCGGCAGGGTACCGCCGTTCGTGTCGCACAGGACCACCCCGCTGGCGCCCGCCCCGGCAGCGGCCCTGCAGACCTCGATCGCATACGAGGGATCCGCGGCGTAGCCGTCGAAGAAGTGCTCGGCATCGAAGAAGACGGTGCGGCCGGCGTCCACGAGGAACGCGACGCTGTCGCGCACCATCCGGACGTTCTCGTCCAGCGTGGCGTGCAGGGTCTCCGTCACGTGAAGGCCCCAGGTCTTGCCGAAGATGCACAGCGCCTCACAGCCCGTGTCGAGCAGGGCGCGGAGCCCGCCATCGGTCTCGGCGGCGCCGTTCTTGTGGCAGGTGGCCCCGAACGCGGTGATCACCGCGTTGTCGAGCTCCAGATGCCGGGCCCGCTCGAAGAACTCGAGGTCCTTGGGATTGGAGCCGGGAAAGCCGCCCTCGATGTAGTGCACGCCGAGCGCATCGAGCCGCTGCGCGATACGCAGCTTGTCATCCACCGAGAGGGACATGCCCTCGCGCTGGGTGCCGTCACGGAGCGTGGTGTCGTAGAGGGTGACCATCCGGGCGCCGTCCTTCCCCTGCTCGCCCTGAGCGCTGTGAAGCCCCATTGTAACGAACGGGGCCGACGAGCGGTGATGTTCCGGCCGACCTTCGTCGTGTGCCTCAGTGTTCGAGCGTGCAGACCTCATCGGATATCGCGCCTGCCGGGAACGCGAGCTCCATAGTGTCGGGACAGTTGGGACCGGCGATCTTGAACGACTGGCTGCAGATCGTGTAGGTGACCCACCCCTCGCGATCGGATCCCGCGCCCGCGTCCGTGGGCCGCGCTGCGGGACCCGCCGCCGCGTCGGCCGAAGCCGCCTGCATGAACTCCTTCCATATCTGGGCGGGGAAGCTGCCGCCGGTGACATGGATCCCGTACACATCCTCCATCGGGACCTGGGCCTGCGGATAGCCCACCCACACGGCCGTGCTGAGGTCACCCGAGTAGCCCACCAGCCAGGCATCGCTCCACGATTGCGACGTGCCGGTCTTGACCGCCCCCCACCGCCCGATGTTGGCGGTACTGCCGGTTCCGCGTGTGTACACCTGGTTGAGCGCTCCGGCCAGGGTCGTGGCGACGTCCTCGGAGATGGCCCGGACGCCTGCACGCTCGGGCGCATACACCAGCTCGCCGTCGCTGTCGGTGACCTTGCCGATCCCCGACGGTGCAACGGAGGTGCCTC
The sequence above is drawn from the Anaerosoma tenue genome and encodes:
- the cimA gene encoding citramalate synthase, whose protein sequence is MVTLYDTTLRDGTQREGMSLSVDDKLRIAQRLDALGVHYIEGGFPGSNPKDLEFFERARHLELDNAVITAFGATCHKNGAAETDGGLRALLDTGCEALCIFGKTWGLHVTETLHATLDENVRMVRDSVAFLVDAGRTVFFDAEHFFDGYAADPSYAIEVCRAAAGAGASGVVLCDTNGGTLPHVVARVVREVAEALPGVTLGIHAHNDAACAVANSLVAVDAGCTHVQGTANGYGERAGNADLFSIIPALVLKMDDTCISREQLMLLTEVSHFIAETANVTPNPHQPYVGASAFAHKGGVHASAAARLPEAYEHIDPSAVGNLARVVVSELAGKASLTMKALELGIDLTGDQETATRVLDGIKELEHHGYMFEAADATLEVLLKKELGTYEPFFLLESFRCIMEKREDGKVMTEATIKIHVGDERFIATAEGNGPVNALDGALRRAIGRFYPALDAIELTDFKVRVLDEKKGTGAVTRVLIESSDGEKTWGTVGVSENIIEASWEALVDSIEFGLAHPRVRTE